A genomic segment from Desulfurispirillum indicum S5 encodes:
- a CDS encoding 2,3,4,5-tetrahydropyridine-2,6-dicarboxylate N-succinyltransferase produces MNLQSMEKLVTEAFGDRQLLKKDAYAQAVLDTIAALDSGMVRVAEPQQGQTQWKVNIWAKQAILLYFSLTQMEVMESGPFEYYDKMPLKKGYQAAGVRVVPPATVRYGAHIESGAILMPSYVNIGGYVSAGSMVDTWATVGSCAQVGKGVHLSGGVGLGGVLEPPSALPVIIDDGAFLGSRCIVVEGVHVEKEAVLGANVTITASTPIIDVTGPEPVTYKGRVPARSVVIPGSMTKSFPAGDFGVTCALIIGKRKESTDQKTSLNDVLREFNVPV; encoded by the coding sequence ATGAATTTGCAGTCCATGGAAAAACTGGTTACAGAAGCCTTTGGAGATCGTCAACTGCTCAAAAAGGATGCTTACGCTCAGGCCGTGCTGGATACCATTGCTGCGCTGGACAGTGGCATGGTTCGCGTGGCTGAGCCACAGCAGGGCCAGACCCAGTGGAAAGTGAATATCTGGGCCAAACAGGCCATTCTGCTCTATTTCTCTCTGACCCAGATGGAAGTCATGGAATCAGGGCCCTTCGAGTACTACGATAAAATGCCCCTGAAAAAAGGCTATCAGGCTGCTGGAGTGCGTGTTGTTCCTCCCGCCACGGTGCGCTATGGAGCGCATATTGAATCCGGCGCCATCCTGATGCCTTCCTATGTGAATATTGGTGGTTATGTCTCCGCAGGCTCCATGGTTGACACCTGGGCCACCGTTGGCAGCTGCGCGCAGGTGGGCAAGGGGGTGCACCTTTCCGGCGGTGTTGGACTCGGTGGCGTTTTGGAGCCCCCGTCAGCACTGCCCGTGATCATTGATGATGGTGCTTTCCTGGGATCACGCTGCATTGTGGTTGAAGGAGTGCATGTGGAAAAAGAGGCAGTGCTTGGGGCAAATGTCACCATTACGGCATCAACTCCTATTATAGATGTGACTGGACCTGAGCCTGTTACCTACAAAGGTCGTGTCCCCGCACGTTCGGTCGTTATTCCCGGCAGCATGACCAAGTCTTTTCCCGCTGGTGATTTCGGAGTGACCTGTGCCCTTATCATCGGCAAGCGCAAGGAATCAACGGACCAGAAGACCAGTCTCAATGACGTGCTGCGGGAATTCAATGTTCCCGTGTGA
- a CDS encoding winged helix-turn-helix domain-containing protein — protein sequence MSTANILILDSADARRLDMMVKYFSKYGYHALPASSAPEACQSLKNNDNLQMVVFVAVSDPGDVRETYNLFQEIRPVPVVLLENQPRSVDFMSEMDEVVTGPLKMSEVLPNLVQKVKNVSRKLRYGSHSLIQTAVKERNGAPEALTPVRSEEQPAERKPQNRKQSKQKSAPEANSPKPVSAPSELRGEGKGKGKKGAAAQVQVAEVKKPSSPLYTKNNTPAPQSPAAAPAPQVVDDKAEVPRQPEPQRKEPKLILVEQMKFGDMRVTMDRQTEQILVNGQDVSFTASEYILMKYLLENRNRLLSREDIIQSSNAMSKETSARSVDAAIRKLRRKIGDDAKEPVIIKTIWGKGYILEEN from the coding sequence ATGAGCACAGCCAATATCCTTATCCTTGATAGTGCCGATGCGCGACGACTTGATATGATGGTGAAGTACTTCAGCAAGTATGGCTATCATGCCCTGCCAGCTTCTTCCGCTCCCGAGGCGTGTCAGTCCCTGAAAAACAACGACAATCTGCAGATGGTCGTCTTTGTCGCGGTGTCTGATCCGGGCGATGTACGTGAGACCTACAACCTTTTCCAGGAAATTCGACCGGTACCGGTGGTGCTTCTGGAAAACCAGCCACGATCTGTCGATTTTATGTCGGAAATGGATGAAGTGGTAACAGGACCCCTCAAAATGAGTGAAGTTCTGCCAAACCTGGTGCAGAAAGTAAAAAATGTGTCTCGCAAATTGCGCTATGGTAGCCATTCCCTCATCCAGACAGCAGTAAAGGAGCGTAACGGAGCGCCAGAGGCGCTCACCCCCGTGCGTTCCGAAGAGCAACCCGCTGAACGGAAACCCCAGAACCGCAAGCAGTCAAAACAAAAGAGCGCTCCCGAAGCCAATTCCCCAAAACCGGTGTCGGCTCCTTCGGAGCTGCGTGGCGAGGGCAAGGGCAAAGGAAAAAAGGGAGCGGCGGCCCAGGTGCAGGTGGCGGAAGTGAAAAAGCCTTCATCACCGCTGTACACAAAAAACAACACGCCAGCGCCGCAATCACCGGCAGCGGCGCCAGCGCCGCAGGTTGTCGATGATAAAGCGGAAGTTCCTCGCCAGCCGGAGCCCCAGCGCAAGGAACCGAAACTGATTCTGGTGGAGCAGATGAAGTTCGGCGACATGCGTGTGACCATGGATCGGCAGACCGAGCAGATCCTTGTCAATGGGCAGGATGTCAGCTTCACCGCGTCGGAGTATATTCTCATGAAATACCTGCTGGAAAACCGCAATCGGCTGCTCAGTCGCGAAGATATAATTCAAAGCAGTAACGCCATGAGCAAGGAGACGTCAGCTCGCAGCGTGGACGCGGCCATACGAAAACTGCGCCGGAAAATTGGTGACGATGCCAAAGAGCCTGTTATCATCAAGACGATCTGGGGCAAAGGCTATATTCTTGAAGAAAACTGA
- a CDS encoding glutamate synthase, whose amino-acid sequence MCRIGAIKSKDYLHPSWALRLMRSQQKGHDNSGFAMVMQDLGGVFENYKKYPILSMACTEQGMKIAEDILHSLGFSRIGQWNPEIRPSDDLNIEPMPLYVFQLFHYPKHLRNATDEEKEALLVDTRITLRRELEKTGDGYVYSFWPDTLTLKEIGDPTDIGTYFNLWEESKDFTARNITAQCRQNTNYDIVRYAAHPFFLQGYTVLANGENTFYEKNRHLQKSLNKGYIGFESDSQCFLYTLHYVHRELKWPLQYYKHTITPLPFEEIQQREDRDVLLRIRSSLSHLEINGPNTIIGVLPDGTMFTCCDSKKLRPVVIGKTDDMVVISSEVNGVNEILPDRDWRQDIYPHERETIVIHDSLEVSRWQQ is encoded by the coding sequence GTGTGTCGAATTGGAGCTATTAAATCGAAAGACTACCTGCACCCCAGCTGGGCACTGCGACTGATGCGGTCCCAGCAAAAAGGGCATGACAACTCCGGCTTTGCCATGGTTATGCAGGATCTGGGGGGGGTGTTTGAAAACTACAAGAAATATCCCATCCTCTCCATGGCCTGCACCGAGCAGGGAATGAAAATTGCCGAAGACATCCTGCACTCCCTGGGATTCAGCCGCATTGGCCAGTGGAACCCGGAAATCCGCCCTTCTGATGACTTGAATATCGAACCCATGCCCCTCTACGTCTTTCAGCTCTTTCATTATCCCAAGCATCTGCGTAACGCCACCGATGAGGAAAAAGAAGCCCTGCTGGTGGATACCCGCATCACCTTGCGCCGCGAACTGGAAAAAACCGGTGATGGCTATGTCTACTCCTTCTGGCCCGATACCCTGACCCTGAAAGAGATCGGCGATCCCACTGATATAGGCACCTACTTTAACCTGTGGGAAGAATCTAAAGACTTCACTGCCCGTAATATCACCGCCCAATGCCGTCAGAATACCAACTATGATATCGTGCGTTACGCGGCGCACCCCTTCTTTCTCCAGGGCTATACCGTACTGGCCAATGGCGAGAATACCTTCTACGAAAAAAATCGTCATCTGCAGAAAAGCCTGAACAAAGGCTATATCGGTTTTGAATCCGACTCGCAGTGCTTTCTCTATACACTCCACTATGTGCATCGTGAGCTGAAATGGCCACTGCAGTACTACAAGCACACCATCACTCCGCTGCCCTTTGAGGAGATTCAGCAGCGTGAGGATCGCGATGTTCTGCTGCGTATCCGCTCTTCGCTGTCGCACCTGGAAATCAATGGCCCCAATACCATCATCGGCGTGCTGCCTGATGGCACCATGTTCACGTGCTGTGACTCCAAAAAACTGCGACCCGTTGTTATCGGCAAAACCGATGACATGGTGGTCATCAGCTCTGAAGTCAATGGTGTGAACGAGATCCTGCCCGATCGTGACTGGAGGCAGGATATCTATCCCCATGAGCGTGAAACCATTGTCATCCATGACAGCCTGGAGGTGAGCCGATGGCAACAATGA
- a CDS encoding glutamate synthase-related protein, producing the protein MATMRVNAIARDDLFWRINYKHDRCTMCGKCLASCPFRAIEAGVEKRRRVISDHLTPKPKVLFQTVPVIRQVLNHHEACRGCGICEKVCPNEAIAPYFNKDNRLAIKYRSATADAYKRGGRSNLNPMGSTLDKITVGRISQMTDPSLDAQRHTFDILAPLGRVLPPQSLPLSIKEGRLDITRPLPPLNWMYPIIIGDMSIGALSTRMWEALSIATAYLNEEAGIPIRMCTGEGGIPGRLLRSRYVRYMILQIASGHFGWNRIVNAMPRMQDDPAGVLIKIGQGAKPGDGGMLQAKKVARHIQEIRGVPKTDLLSPPNHQGLYSIEESVQKMFLSFNSAFQFRVPVAIKVAASATSVSVYNNLLRDPYNIVGGFFLDGISGGTGAAQDISLDHTGHPIVSKLRDCYLAAVHQGKQGQIPLWAGGGMGQGWNLAADAFKMICLGANGVFTGKLMLQLAGCVGLDNGKCNACNTGLCPVGICTQNPILEKRLDIDRVAEGIVNYFIATDQELKKLMAPIGNSSLPVGRSDALISTDTAVAEKLNIPYSC; encoded by the coding sequence ATGGCAACAATGAGAGTCAACGCCATTGCCAGGGATGACCTGTTCTGGCGCATAAACTACAAACATGATCGCTGCACCATGTGCGGCAAGTGCCTGGCCTCCTGCCCCTTTCGGGCTATCGAGGCTGGGGTGGAGAAGCGCCGCCGTGTCATCAGCGACCACCTGACCCCAAAACCCAAGGTGCTGTTTCAGACTGTGCCGGTCATCCGTCAGGTGCTCAACCACCACGAAGCGTGCCGCGGATGCGGGATCTGCGAAAAAGTCTGCCCCAACGAGGCCATTGCCCCATACTTCAACAAGGACAATCGCCTGGCCATCAAGTATCGCAGTGCCACTGCCGATGCCTACAAACGGGGTGGCCGCTCCAACCTCAATCCCATGGGCAGCACCCTGGATAAAATTACCGTGGGTCGCATCTCCCAGATGACCGACCCCTCCCTGGACGCCCAGCGCCACACCTTCGATATTCTGGCGCCCCTGGGTCGCGTATTGCCGCCCCAGAGCCTGCCCCTGAGCATCAAGGAGGGTCGTCTGGATATCACCAGACCCCTGCCGCCCCTGAACTGGATGTACCCCATCATCATCGGCGACATGTCCATAGGTGCCCTTTCCACCCGCATGTGGGAAGCCCTGAGTATTGCCACGGCGTATCTGAACGAGGAAGCGGGTATTCCCATACGCATGTGTACGGGTGAGGGCGGAATTCCCGGCCGACTGCTGCGCTCACGCTATGTGCGCTATATGATCCTGCAGATCGCTTCCGGGCACTTCGGCTGGAACCGCATCGTCAACGCCATGCCCAGGATGCAGGATGATCCGGCTGGTGTACTCATCAAGATTGGTCAGGGAGCCAAGCCCGGCGATGGTGGCATGCTGCAGGCCAAGAAAGTGGCCCGCCACATTCAGGAAATCAGGGGTGTTCCCAAGACCGACCTGCTCAGCCCCCCCAACCACCAGGGCCTCTACTCCATTGAAGAGAGTGTGCAGAAGATGTTCCTCTCCTTCAATTCAGCATTCCAGTTCCGCGTCCCCGTGGCCATCAAGGTGGCGGCCAGCGCTACCAGCGTTTCGGTATACAACAATCTGCTGCGCGATCCCTATAATATTGTTGGCGGATTTTTCCTGGATGGTATCAGTGGCGGCACCGGCGCGGCTCAGGATATCTCACTGGATCACACCGGTCACCCCATCGTATCCAAACTGCGGGACTGCTATCTGGCGGCGGTGCACCAGGGCAAGCAGGGGCAGATTCCCCTGTGGGCCGGCGGTGGCATGGGCCAGGGCTGGAATCTGGCGGCCGATGCCTTCAAAATGATCTGCCTGGGCGCCAATGGTGTTTTCACCGGCAAGCTCATGCTGCAGTTGGCAGGATGTGTGGGGCTGGATAACGGCAAATGCAATGCGTGCAATACCGGTCTGTGTCCGGTGGGCATCTGTACCCAGAACCCGATTCTGGAAAAACGCCTGGATATCGACCGCGTGGCTGAGGGAATCGTCAACTACTTCATCGCCACTGACCAGGAACTCAAGAAGCTCATGGCTCCCATCGGCAACAGCTCACTGCCTGTAGGACGTTCCGACGCCCTCATATCCACAGATACCGCTGTTGCTGAAAAACTCAACATCCCCTATTCATGCTGA
- a CDS encoding FAD-dependent oxidoreductase: MTQNTSIARIDGIVDGKRISTQELLQNIYREVGRGVRSFEIHASGQYNIGGPLWCEGDDPIHFTVINPGQRLGSMGMSGTTIVVEGSAPADVGWLNAGADITVRGDSGDTTAHCAATGSIYIGGRVGTRSGALMKHDPKFSAPQFWVLESTGSFSFEFMGGGIGVVCGYGCEHLESVLGHRSCVGMVGGTVYVRGPVADVADDVWILDLDDSDRAFLQEGLPRFATKLERPEILDQLMDFSQWRKIVAKTYEERIVRSLMPIARFRQEKWVEGGIFGALYEDDYFVADYVERDELRLRSPQWLNATYSAPCEHNCPTYIPTQKRIALLRQGKVQEALEMVLDYSPFPASVCGQVCPNLCIDECNRRHVDIPVKVDGLGTLSRHISVSPPREEQEQRIAVIGSGVGGLTAAWHLRRKGYAVDVFEKDSAIGGKLRQVIPAERLDQDTLEAELQRLQTIGIGIHCNSAVNAQRFAEIVSQYDAVVVAVGAHNPVVIPFQGHERLVRGLDFLKDINRGKQPAVGRSVVVIGAGNAAMDVVIGAYQCGATEVTAIDIQKPAAFDKEIEHVTGLGARILWPVHTEKITEQGVHLKDGRILEADTVIIAVGDRPDFSFLPDDYRDEKGFVKLNDTLQCLENQKVFVIGDAVRPGLFTHAIGDGRKAALNILRQLAGHPLDTFAKAPMIPQDRVRDEYYHPMNPQRVSEQEADAEADRCMSCGYCRDCHFCEDICPEQAIVRRENGDGTFEYCSLDEKCIGCGICAGVCPCGIWVMEDNLEKYLED; this comes from the coding sequence ATGACACAGAATACCTCCATTGCGCGTATCGACGGCATCGTAGATGGCAAACGCATCTCCACCCAGGAGCTGCTGCAGAATATCTATCGTGAAGTTGGCCGGGGTGTGCGCTCCTTCGAAATTCACGCTTCTGGTCAATACAATATCGGCGGACCCCTGTGGTGTGAGGGCGATGACCCCATCCACTTTACCGTCATCAATCCCGGTCAGCGTCTGGGTTCCATGGGCATGAGCGGAACCACCATCGTCGTGGAAGGCTCCGCGCCTGCTGATGTGGGCTGGCTGAATGCTGGTGCCGACATCACCGTCAGGGGCGACAGTGGTGATACCACCGCTCATTGCGCCGCCACTGGCAGCATTTATATTGGCGGGCGGGTGGGAACCCGTTCCGGTGCCCTCATGAAGCACGATCCCAAGTTCTCCGCACCCCAGTTCTGGGTTCTGGAGAGCACCGGCTCCTTCTCCTTCGAATTCATGGGCGGTGGTATCGGCGTGGTGTGTGGCTACGGCTGCGAACATCTGGAGTCCGTTCTGGGCCACCGCAGCTGCGTGGGCATGGTGGGCGGAACCGTGTATGTGCGAGGGCCCGTTGCTGATGTTGCCGATGATGTCTGGATCCTCGATCTTGATGACTCCGACCGGGCTTTTCTTCAGGAGGGCCTGCCGCGATTTGCCACCAAACTGGAGCGTCCGGAGATTCTTGATCAGCTCATGGATTTTTCCCAATGGCGCAAGATTGTCGCGAAAACCTATGAGGAGCGCATTGTCCGCTCCCTGATGCCCATTGCCCGCTTTCGCCAGGAGAAATGGGTTGAAGGGGGGATTTTTGGCGCCCTTTATGAAGACGACTACTTTGTGGCTGACTATGTGGAGCGCGATGAGCTTCGCCTGCGCAGCCCCCAGTGGCTCAATGCCACCTACAGTGCACCCTGTGAACACAATTGCCCGACCTATATCCCTACCCAAAAACGCATCGCACTGTTGCGCCAGGGCAAGGTTCAGGAAGCCCTGGAAATGGTTCTGGACTACAGCCCCTTTCCGGCGTCAGTGTGCGGCCAGGTCTGCCCCAACCTCTGTATCGACGAATGCAACCGCCGCCATGTGGATATTCCCGTCAAAGTGGATGGGCTGGGCACCCTCAGCCGCCATATCAGTGTTTCCCCTCCCCGGGAGGAGCAGGAACAGCGCATAGCCGTCATCGGCAGCGGCGTGGGTGGCCTGACCGCTGCCTGGCATCTGCGCCGCAAGGGCTATGCGGTCGATGTCTTTGAGAAGGACAGCGCCATCGGTGGCAAGCTGCGCCAGGTCATTCCCGCTGAGCGCCTTGATCAGGATACCCTGGAGGCGGAACTGCAGCGTCTGCAGACCATCGGCATTGGCATTCACTGCAACAGTGCCGTCAATGCCCAGCGCTTTGCGGAAATCGTCAGTCAGTATGACGCGGTTGTCGTGGCTGTGGGGGCCCATAATCCCGTTGTGATCCCCTTCCAGGGTCATGAGCGCCTGGTCAGGGGACTGGATTTTCTCAAGGACATCAACCGGGGCAAGCAACCCGCCGTGGGTCGCAGCGTTGTCGTCATCGGAGCGGGCAATGCCGCCATGGACGTGGTGATCGGCGCCTACCAGTGCGGAGCAACTGAGGTTACTGCCATCGATATTCAGAAACCGGCCGCTTTTGACAAGGAAATCGAACATGTCACCGGGCTGGGTGCCCGAATCCTCTGGCCGGTGCATACCGAAAAAATCACGGAACAGGGCGTACACCTCAAGGATGGACGCATTCTTGAAGCAGATACCGTTATCATCGCCGTGGGCGACCGCCCCGATTTCTCCTTCCTGCCTGACGACTACCGTGACGAAAAGGGCTTTGTGAAGCTCAACGACACCCTGCAGTGCCTGGAGAACCAGAAGGTCTTCGTCATCGGCGACGCGGTCAGGCCCGGCCTCTTTACCCATGCCATCGGCGATGGACGTAAAGCCGCCCTCAATATTCTGCGGCAGCTGGCAGGTCATCCCCTGGACACCTTTGCCAAGGCGCCCATGATTCCCCAGGATCGCGTCAGGGATGAGTACTATCACCCCATGAATCCCCAGCGCGTCAGCGAGCAGGAGGCGGACGCTGAAGCAGATCGCTGCATGAGCTGTGGCTACTGTCGCGACTGTCACTTCTGTGAGGATATCTGTCCCGAGCAGGCCATCGTGCGCCGTGAGAATGGCGACGGTACCTTTGAGTACTGCAGTCTGGACGAAAAATGTATTGGCTGCGGTATCTGCGCCGGTGTCTGCCCTTGCGGCATCTGGGTCATGGAAGACAACCTGGAGAAGTACCTGGAAGACTGA
- a CDS encoding chloride channel protein yields MPHSKRTYLKILGKGHMGLLKLIERINLNDNTFLILMAAGIGVFSALCNAFFRISITAMEKLFFEDIFHYFGVSYDFPGRLLLFFIPIIGALIIMPVIIRYPKESSGYGLPGLLENVIFKNAVIAPKTILLRTFTTSVTLGSGGSAGREGPIVAIGAAIGSAFGQLFRISGNRMRILVACGAAGGISAAFDAPIAGAMFALEIMLLGNLAVYSFSPIVISAGVATVTTRAIFEKEVEFFLPAFTMVSLQEFYLYCLLGLVAGLVAVGYIRLYYHITDRFERLNVHIGVRLLIGAALLGAIGVAFPQVFGIGYKWMNEALMGHIPLYLMLSLVLLKIVATAVTLGSGFSGGVFGPSLFIGLMLGGSFASIANMLLPGTIDMPSYAMVGMGAMVAAASQAPLTAIFLLFEMTGDFNIVLPTMFACMISVSLMKILKQDSIDMVPLTRKGYRFSGGKDVTIMQRLSVRDVETRNCDAIPESLPFRQIQMLIAKSAQMDFPVLNHQGQLVGIISFQDIRKVIFEEGLDDLIVARDIASTDLITVHVNDNLQDALEKFTIRDFDHLPVVDDEGKLHGMISRQKILQAYNNEVQRIALQEG; encoded by the coding sequence AAATTCTGGGCAAGGGCCATATGGGCCTGCTCAAGCTCATTGAGCGCATCAACCTGAATGACAATACCTTCCTGATTCTCATGGCTGCTGGCATCGGGGTTTTCAGCGCCCTGTGCAATGCCTTTTTCCGTATCTCCATTACCGCCATGGAAAAACTCTTCTTTGAAGATATCTTCCACTACTTTGGTGTCTCCTACGACTTCCCGGGACGCCTGCTGCTCTTTTTCATCCCCATCATCGGCGCGCTGATCATCATGCCTGTCATTATCCGCTATCCGAAGGAGTCCAGCGGATACGGGCTGCCGGGACTGCTGGAAAATGTCATTTTCAAGAACGCCGTCATCGCCCCCAAGACGATCCTGCTGCGCACCTTCACCACTTCCGTGACCCTGGGCAGCGGTGGCAGCGCGGGTCGCGAGGGGCCCATTGTCGCCATTGGCGCCGCTATCGGTTCCGCCTTTGGCCAGCTCTTCAGAATCAGTGGCAACCGCATGCGCATCCTGGTGGCCTGCGGGGCCGCCGGTGGCATATCCGCTGCCTTCGACGCCCCTATCGCCGGAGCCATGTTCGCGCTGGAGATCATGCTTCTGGGAAATCTGGCCGTATACAGCTTCAGTCCCATCGTCATTTCGGCAGGCGTCGCTACCGTTACCACCCGGGCAATTTTTGAAAAGGAGGTGGAGTTCTTCCTGCCCGCCTTCACCATGGTATCCCTGCAGGAGTTCTACCTGTACTGCCTGCTGGGGCTGGTGGCCGGACTGGTGGCGGTGGGCTATATTCGCCTGTACTATCATATTACTGACCGTTTTGAACGGCTGAACGTGCATATCGGTGTCAGGCTGCTCATAGGTGCGGCGCTGCTGGGCGCCATTGGCGTCGCCTTCCCACAGGTGTTCGGTATCGGCTACAAGTGGATGAACGAAGCGCTCATGGGCCACATTCCCCTGTACCTGATGCTCAGCCTGGTGCTGCTGAAGATTGTAGCCACCGCGGTTACCCTGGGCAGTGGCTTTTCGGGTGGAGTTTTCGGCCCTTCCCTGTTCATCGGTCTGATGCTGGGGGGCTCCTTCGCCAGCATCGCCAATATGCTGCTTCCCGGCACCATCGATATGCCTTCCTATGCCATGGTGGGCATGGGTGCCATGGTGGCCGCCGCCAGTCAGGCTCCCCTGACCGCTATCTTCCTGCTTTTCGAGATGACCGGAGACTTCAACATCGTGCTGCCAACCATGTTTGCCTGCATGATCAGCGTCTCCTTGATGAAGATTCTCAAACAGGATTCCATCGACATGGTTCCCCTGACCCGCAAGGGGTACCGCTTCTCCGGCGGCAAGGATGTGACCATCATGCAGCGCCTCAGCGTCAGGGATGTGGAAACCCGCAACTGCGACGCCATCCCGGAGTCGCTGCCCTTCCGGCAGATACAGATGCTGATTGCCAAGAGCGCTCAGATGGACTTTCCCGTCCTGAACCACCAGGGGCAACTGGTGGGCATCATCTCTTTCCAGGATATCCGCAAGGTTATCTTTGAAGAGGGGCTTGACGACCTGATCGTAGCCCGTGATATTGCCAGCACGGATCTGATCACCGTCCATGTGAATGACAACCTGCAGGATGCCCTGGAGAAATTCACCATCCGCGACTTCGACCATCTGCCTGTCGTTGATGACGAAGGGAAGCTCCACGGTATGATTTCGCGTCAGAAAATCCTGCAGGCCTACAACAACGAAGTCCAGCGTATCGCCCTCCAGGAGGGGTGA